From Motilibacter peucedani, the proteins below share one genomic window:
- a CDS encoding ABC transporter substrate-binding protein, whose product MSALLPTSVAIRRAGIGVASLALALSATACAKSDSSSSDSPAAASSDGAAAAAPAASSAPAASDAASSAPAASGDAASDAGCTLQSTGATKIDLKDAVVGFSQSEPETAAFRIAETKSIQDEAKKLGVKKLLHTDANSQLSKQISDIQQMITQGAQALIVAPLNSDGLEPALKAAAAKHIPVVTIDRKVNATPCTDYLTFIGSNFVDQGKRAADALIKATGGKANVAVLLGSSGNNVTTDRTSGFVDQVKSAPGIKIVAQQTGEFARDKGQAVMETLLQAHPDINAVYAENDEMGLGAIVAIKAAGKTPGKDVKVVSIDGTKNAVQAIVDGKYNAVIESNPRFGPLAFSTLTDFFAGKAIPANVIISDGQYDADNAKAGVSKAF is encoded by the coding sequence ATGAGCGCCCTTCTGCCCACTTCGGTGGCCATCCGTCGCGCCGGCATCGGTGTCGCGTCGCTCGCCCTGGCCCTCTCGGCCACCGCGTGCGCGAAGTCGGACTCCAGCAGCTCGGACAGCCCGGCGGCCGCGTCGTCCGACGGCGCCGCAGCGGCTGCCCCCGCCGCAAGCTCGGCGCCCGCCGCCTCTGACGCAGCGTCCTCTGCGCCCGCCGCCTCCGGCGACGCCGCCTCCGACGCCGGCTGCACGCTGCAGTCCACCGGTGCCACGAAGATCGACCTCAAGGACGCGGTCGTCGGCTTCTCCCAGTCCGAGCCCGAGACGGCCGCCTTCCGCATCGCGGAGACCAAGTCCATCCAGGACGAGGCCAAGAAGCTCGGCGTCAAGAAGCTCCTGCACACCGACGCGAACTCCCAGCTGTCGAAGCAGATCTCCGACATCCAGCAGATGATCACGCAGGGCGCGCAGGCCCTCATCGTCGCGCCGCTCAACAGCGACGGCCTCGAGCCGGCCCTGAAGGCCGCTGCTGCCAAGCACATCCCGGTCGTCACGATCGACCGCAAGGTCAACGCGACGCCCTGCACCGACTACCTCACCTTCATCGGGTCGAACTTCGTCGACCAGGGCAAGCGCGCGGCCGACGCCCTCATCAAGGCGACCGGTGGCAAGGCCAACGTCGCGGTGCTGCTCGGCTCGTCGGGCAACAACGTCACCACCGACCGCACCTCGGGCTTCGTCGACCAGGTCAAGAGCGCCCCCGGCATCAAGATCGTCGCCCAGCAGACCGGCGAGTTCGCCCGCGACAAGGGCCAGGCCGTCATGGAGACCCTGCTCCAGGCGCACCCGGACATCAACGCGGTCTACGCCGAGAACGACGAGATGGGCCTCGGGGCCATCGTCGCCATCAAGGCCGCCGGCAAGACGCCGGGCAAGGACGTCAAGGTCGTCTCGATCGACGGCACCAAGAACGCGGTCCAGGCCATCGTCGACGGCAAGTACAACGCGGTCATCGAGTCGAACCCCCGCTTCGGTCCGCTGGCGTTCTCCACGCTGACCGACTTCTTCGCCGGCAAGGCGATCCCGGCCAACGTCATCATCTCCGACGGCCAGTACGACGCCGACAACGCGAAGGCCGGCGTCTCCAAGGCCTTCTGA
- a CDS encoding glycoside hydrolase family 43 protein: protein MTTPAPVWTGTCADPFALRVPDGYVMYGTGGPGGDRAFQVLSSPDLVTWTDRGGALERLADEPPQASYWAPEVAHVDGTWVMYYSVGSEQSAHHLRVATSRDPLGPFVDAGVDLSPDLPFAIDPSPFQDRDGTWWLFFATDELSGERPGTVLAVQRLESPTSLAGSPQLLLRATADWQRFEADREIYGARYDWHTLEGPHVVHRAGRYWMFFSAGNFQDDTYGVGLAVADAVTGPWSLVGSGASVLHTGVAGLIGPGHNSVLTDAAGDDHLVFHAYDTTRTRRQPYVVPLGWDANGPRPDWDAA from the coding sequence GTGACGACTCCCGCCCCCGTCTGGACCGGCACGTGCGCCGACCCCTTCGCGCTGCGCGTGCCCGACGGCTACGTCATGTACGGCACCGGCGGCCCGGGCGGCGACCGGGCCTTCCAGGTCCTGAGCTCGCCCGACCTCGTGACGTGGACCGACCGGGGCGGCGCCCTCGAGCGGCTGGCCGACGAGCCGCCGCAGGCGAGCTACTGGGCGCCGGAGGTCGCGCACGTGGACGGCACGTGGGTCATGTACTACTCGGTCGGCAGCGAGCAGTCCGCGCACCACCTGCGCGTGGCGACCTCACGCGACCCGCTCGGCCCCTTCGTCGACGCGGGCGTCGACCTCAGCCCCGACCTGCCCTTCGCCATCGACCCGTCGCCGTTCCAGGACCGTGACGGCACGTGGTGGCTGTTCTTCGCCACCGACGAGCTGAGCGGTGAGCGGCCGGGCACGGTCCTGGCCGTGCAGCGGCTCGAGTCGCCGACCTCGCTGGCGGGAAGTCCTCAGCTGCTCCTGCGCGCGACGGCCGACTGGCAGCGCTTCGAGGCCGACCGCGAGATCTACGGCGCTCGCTACGACTGGCACACGCTGGAGGGACCGCACGTCGTCCACCGCGCCGGCCGCTACTGGATGTTCTTCTCCGCCGGCAACTTCCAGGACGACACCTACGGCGTCGGGCTCGCTGTCGCCGACGCGGTCACCGGGCCGTGGTCGCTCGTGGGCTCCGGCGCCAGCGTCCTGCACACCGGCGTAGCAGGGCTGATCGGCCCGGGCCACAACAGCGTCCTCACCGACGCCGCGGGCGACGACCACCTGGTCTTCCACGCCTACGACACGACGCGTACGCGGCGCCAGCCCTACGTCGTGCCGCTGGGCTGGGACGCGAACGGTCCGCGTCCGGATTGGGACGCGGCCTGA
- a CDS encoding HAD-IA family hydrolase: protein MPTSLLVDYGCVISLPQPAAAVRALETAVPDVAPVDFWHGYWDLRLDYDRGMPDLDYWSGVLGRPATEAESTRLTELDIAGWSTVDERVTALLDRAVDAGVPLGLLSNAPVTMARALEAAPWAARFTSLTFSGDLRVAKPDAEAYLAAARALGAHPSEVVFVDDRPENIAGAHAVGMTALHHTSADALERDLGRHLPLR, encoded by the coding sequence GTGCCGACCAGCCTGCTCGTGGACTACGGCTGCGTGATCAGCCTTCCCCAGCCCGCCGCCGCCGTACGCGCGCTCGAGACCGCGGTCCCCGACGTCGCGCCGGTCGACTTCTGGCACGGCTACTGGGACCTCCGGCTCGACTACGACCGCGGGATGCCCGACCTCGACTACTGGAGCGGCGTCCTGGGCCGCCCGGCCACCGAGGCGGAGTCGACGCGGCTGACCGAGCTCGACATCGCCGGCTGGAGCACCGTGGACGAGCGCGTGACGGCCCTGCTCGACCGCGCCGTCGACGCCGGCGTGCCGCTCGGGCTGCTGTCCAACGCCCCCGTCACCATGGCCCGGGCGCTGGAGGCGGCCCCGTGGGCCGCCCGCTTCACGAGCCTCACGTTCAGCGGCGACCTGCGCGTGGCCAAGCCGGACGCCGAGGCCTACCTCGCGGCGGCCCGCGCGCTGGGGGCGCACCCCTCCGAGGTCGTCTTCGTCGACGACCGCCCCGAGAACATCGCCGGCGCGCACGCGGTCGGCATGACCGCGCTGCACCACACCAGCGCCGACGCGCTCGAGCGCGACCTGGGCCGCCACCTCCCGCTGCGCTGA
- a CDS encoding SDR family NAD(P)-dependent oxidoreductase — MPRVLVTGSTQGIGLQTARDLVAAGADVVLHARTPEKAEQAQRDVPGASGVVVGDLSSVDALREVAEQAAEEGAYDAVIHNAGLGASPTRVETADGLSEIFAVNVLAPYVLTALLPPPRRLVLLTSGLQAQGKLRLDDLQWSSRRWHGMQAYSDSKLHDVVLALWFARRWPQVSSNAVDPGWIKTRMGGAGATDELPEGAETQVWLATSDEPAALGSGRYLRRRRELEPNPQALDESLQDALVERLAELSGVQPPT, encoded by the coding sequence ATGCCACGAGTCCTCGTCACCGGGTCCACCCAGGGCATCGGCCTGCAGACCGCGCGCGACCTGGTCGCGGCCGGCGCCGACGTCGTCCTGCACGCCCGCACGCCCGAGAAGGCCGAGCAGGCCCAGCGCGACGTCCCAGGTGCGTCCGGCGTGGTCGTCGGCGACCTGTCGTCGGTCGACGCACTGCGCGAGGTGGCCGAGCAGGCGGCGGAGGAGGGCGCGTACGACGCCGTCATCCACAACGCCGGGCTCGGCGCCAGCCCCACGCGCGTCGAGACCGCCGACGGGCTGAGCGAGATCTTCGCGGTCAACGTGCTGGCGCCCTACGTGCTCACGGCGCTGCTCCCGCCCCCTCGTCGGCTGGTCCTCCTCACCTCCGGCCTGCAGGCGCAGGGCAAGCTCCGCCTCGACGACCTGCAGTGGAGCTCCCGGCGCTGGCACGGCATGCAGGCCTACAGCGACTCGAAGCTGCACGACGTCGTGCTCGCGCTGTGGTTCGCGCGCCGCTGGCCGCAGGTGAGCAGCAACGCGGTCGACCCCGGCTGGATCAAGACCCGCATGGGCGGTGCGGGCGCGACCGACGAGCTGCCCGAGGGCGCCGAGACGCAGGTCTGGCTCGCGACCTCCGACGAGCCGGCGGCGCTCGGGTCCGGGCGCTACCTGCGCCGGCGCCGCGAGCTCGAGCCCAACCCGCAGGCGCTCGACGAGTCGCTGCAGGACGCGCTGGTCGAGCGCCTCGCCGAGCTCTCGGGCGTGCAGCCGCCGACGTAG
- a CDS encoding DUF427 domain-containing protein, whose amino-acid sequence MTGMQREVPGPGQQSVWDFPRPPAVEASSRRVVVELGGAPVARTSRALRVLETSHPPVFYVPFEDVEPGALEPAPGSSWCEFKGRAAYVDVVAGGQRAAAAGWHYPDPSPGYELLRGHVAFYPGRMGRCLVDGELVLAQEGDFYGGWITSEVVGPFKGGPGTRGW is encoded by the coding sequence ATGACAGGCATGCAGCGAGAGGTCCCCGGCCCGGGGCAGCAGTCGGTGTGGGACTTCCCGCGCCCGCCGGCCGTCGAGGCCAGCTCCCGCCGGGTCGTCGTCGAGCTCGGCGGAGCTCCCGTCGCCCGCACGTCGCGGGCGCTGCGGGTGCTCGAGACGAGCCACCCGCCGGTGTTCTACGTGCCCTTCGAGGACGTCGAGCCCGGTGCCCTGGAGCCGGCGCCCGGGTCGTCGTGGTGCGAGTTCAAGGGGCGGGCGGCGTACGTCGACGTGGTCGCGGGCGGGCAGCGGGCCGCCGCTGCCGGCTGGCACTACCCCGACCCCTCGCCCGGCTACGAGCTGCTGCGCGGCCACGTCGCGTTCTACCCCGGCCGGATGGGCCGCTGCCTCGTCGACGGCGAGCTGGTGCTGGCGCAGGAGGGCGACTTCTACGGCGGGTGGATCACCTCCGAGGTCGTCGGGCCGTTCAAGGGCGGCCCGGGCACGCGCGGCTGGTGA